The following are encoded together in the Peromyscus leucopus breed LL Stock chromosome 1, UCI_PerLeu_2.1, whole genome shotgun sequence genome:
- the Neurl1 gene encoding E3 ubiquitin-protein ligase NEURL1 isoform X1: MGNNFSSVSSLQRGNPNRATRGHPQNLKDSIGGSFPGTSHRCHHKQKHCPPVLSAGGLQATPLLFHPHTKGSQILMDLSHKAVKRQASFCNAITFSNRPVLIYEQVRLKITKKQSCWSGALRLGFTSKDPSRIHPDSLPKYACPDLVSQSGFWAKALPEEFANEGNIIAFWVDKKGRVFYRINDSAAMLFFNGVRTADPLWALVDVYGLTRGVQLLDSELVLPDCLRPRSFTALRRPSLRCEADETRLSVSLCDLNVPGTDGDDGAPPAGCPIPQNSLNSQHSRALPAQLDGDLRFHALRAGAHVRILDEQTVARLEHGRDERALVFTSRPVRVAETIFIKVTRSGGARPGALSFGVTTCDPGTLRPADLPFSPEALVDRKEFWAVCRVPGPLHSGDILGLVVNADGELHLSHNGAAAGMQLCVDASQPLWMLFSLHGAITQVRILGSTIMAERGGPSLPCSPASTPTSPSALGSRLSDPLLSTCSSGPLGGSAGGTAPNSPVSLPESPVTPGVGQWSDECTICYEHAVDTVIYTCGHMCLCYSCGLRLKKALHACCPICRRPIKDIIKTYRSS, translated from the exons ACTCCATCGGGGGCTCCTTCCCGGGCACTTCTCACCGATGCCATCACAAACAGAAGCACTGCCCGCCCGTGCTGTCAGCTGGGGGGCTCCAGGCCACGCCGCTACTCTTCCACCCCCACACTAAGGGCTCCCAGATCCTCATGGACCTCAGCCACAAGGCCGTCAAGAGGCAGGCCAGCTTCTGCAACGCCATCACCTTCAGTAACCGCCCGGTGCTCATCTACGAGCAAGTCCGGCTGAAG ATCACCAAGAAGCAGAGCTGCTGGAGCGGGGCCCTGCGACTCGGCTTCACCAGCAAGGACCCTTCCCGCATCCACCCCGACTCGCTGCCCAAGTACGCCTGCCCTGACCTGGTGTCCCAGAGTGGCTTCTGGGCCAAAGCTCTGCCCGAGGAGTTTGCCAACGAGGGCAACATCATTGCCTTCTGGGTGGACAAGAAGGGCCGCGTCTTCTACCGCATCAATGACTCAGCTGCTATGCTTTTCTTCAATGGGGTCCGGACAGCTGACCCGCTCTGGGCCCTGGTGGATGTCTACGGTCTCACTCGGGGTGTCCAGCTGCTAG ACAGCGAGCTGGTGCTGCCCGACTGCCTGCGGCCGCGCTCCTTCACCGCGCTGCGGCGGCCGTCCCTGCGGTGCGAGGCGGACGAGACGCGCCTGTCCGTGAGCCTGTGCGACCTCAACGTGCCGGGGACCGACGGCGACGATGGCGCGCCGCCCGCCGGCTGCCCGATCCCGCAGAACTCGCTCAACTCGCAGCACAGCCGCGCGCTGCCGGCGCAGCTCGACGGCGACCTGCGCTTCCACGCGCTGCGCGCCGGCGCGCACGTCCGCATCCTGGACGAGCAGACGGTGGCGCGCCTGGAGCACGGGCGCGACGAGCGCGCGCTCGTCTTCACCAGCCGGCCGGTGCGCGTGGCCGAGACCATCTTCATCAAGGTCACGCGCTCGGGTGGTGCGCGACCCGGCGCGCTGTCCTTCGGGGTCACCACGTGCGACCCTGGCACGCTGCGGCCGGCCGACCTGCCCTTCAGCCCCGAGGCCCTAGTGGACCGCAAGGAGTTCTGGGCGGTGTGCCGCGTGCCCGGGCCTCTGCACAGCGGCGACATCCTGGGCCTGGTGGTCAACGCCGACGGAGAGCTGCACCTGAGTCACAACGGTGCTGCGGCCGGCATGCAGCTCTGCGTGGACGCCTCGCAGCCCCTCTGGATGCTCTTCAGCCTGCATGGCGCCATCACGCAGGTCCGCATCCTCG GCTCCACCATCATGGCTGAACGGGGTGGTCCATCTCTCCCCTGCTCACCTGCCTCCACGCCAACCTCGCCCAGTGCCCTGGGCAGCCGCCTCTCCGACCCCCTGCTCAGCACCTGCAGTTCTGGGCCTCTGGGTGGCTCTGCCGGCG GGACAGCCCCCAACTCACCTGTGAGCCTGCCCGAGTCACCGGTGACCCCGGGTGTGGGCCAGTGGAGCGATGAGTGCACCATCTGCTATGAACACGCAGTGGACACAGTCATCTACACGTGTGGCCACATGTGCCTCTGCTACTCCTGTGGCCTGCGCCTCAAGAAGGCCCTGCACGCCTGCTGCCCCATCTGCCGACGCCCCATCAAGGACATCATCAAGACCTACCGCAGCTCCTAG
- the Neurl1 gene encoding E3 ubiquitin-protein ligase NEURL1 isoform X2, with protein MGGQITRNTLHDSIGGSFPGTSHRCHHKQKHCPPVLSAGGLQATPLLFHPHTKGSQILMDLSHKAVKRQASFCNAITFSNRPVLIYEQVRLKITKKQSCWSGALRLGFTSKDPSRIHPDSLPKYACPDLVSQSGFWAKALPEEFANEGNIIAFWVDKKGRVFYRINDSAAMLFFNGVRTADPLWALVDVYGLTRGVQLLDSELVLPDCLRPRSFTALRRPSLRCEADETRLSVSLCDLNVPGTDGDDGAPPAGCPIPQNSLNSQHSRALPAQLDGDLRFHALRAGAHVRILDEQTVARLEHGRDERALVFTSRPVRVAETIFIKVTRSGGARPGALSFGVTTCDPGTLRPADLPFSPEALVDRKEFWAVCRVPGPLHSGDILGLVVNADGELHLSHNGAAAGMQLCVDASQPLWMLFSLHGAITQVRILGSTIMAERGGPSLPCSPASTPTSPSALGSRLSDPLLSTCSSGPLGGSAGGTAPNSPVSLPESPVTPGVGQWSDECTICYEHAVDTVIYTCGHMCLCYSCGLRLKKALHACCPICRRPIKDIIKTYRSS; from the exons ATGGGGGGACAGATCACACGGAACACTCTCCACG ACTCCATCGGGGGCTCCTTCCCGGGCACTTCTCACCGATGCCATCACAAACAGAAGCACTGCCCGCCCGTGCTGTCAGCTGGGGGGCTCCAGGCCACGCCGCTACTCTTCCACCCCCACACTAAGGGCTCCCAGATCCTCATGGACCTCAGCCACAAGGCCGTCAAGAGGCAGGCCAGCTTCTGCAACGCCATCACCTTCAGTAACCGCCCGGTGCTCATCTACGAGCAAGTCCGGCTGAAG ATCACCAAGAAGCAGAGCTGCTGGAGCGGGGCCCTGCGACTCGGCTTCACCAGCAAGGACCCTTCCCGCATCCACCCCGACTCGCTGCCCAAGTACGCCTGCCCTGACCTGGTGTCCCAGAGTGGCTTCTGGGCCAAAGCTCTGCCCGAGGAGTTTGCCAACGAGGGCAACATCATTGCCTTCTGGGTGGACAAGAAGGGCCGCGTCTTCTACCGCATCAATGACTCAGCTGCTATGCTTTTCTTCAATGGGGTCCGGACAGCTGACCCGCTCTGGGCCCTGGTGGATGTCTACGGTCTCACTCGGGGTGTCCAGCTGCTAG ACAGCGAGCTGGTGCTGCCCGACTGCCTGCGGCCGCGCTCCTTCACCGCGCTGCGGCGGCCGTCCCTGCGGTGCGAGGCGGACGAGACGCGCCTGTCCGTGAGCCTGTGCGACCTCAACGTGCCGGGGACCGACGGCGACGATGGCGCGCCGCCCGCCGGCTGCCCGATCCCGCAGAACTCGCTCAACTCGCAGCACAGCCGCGCGCTGCCGGCGCAGCTCGACGGCGACCTGCGCTTCCACGCGCTGCGCGCCGGCGCGCACGTCCGCATCCTGGACGAGCAGACGGTGGCGCGCCTGGAGCACGGGCGCGACGAGCGCGCGCTCGTCTTCACCAGCCGGCCGGTGCGCGTGGCCGAGACCATCTTCATCAAGGTCACGCGCTCGGGTGGTGCGCGACCCGGCGCGCTGTCCTTCGGGGTCACCACGTGCGACCCTGGCACGCTGCGGCCGGCCGACCTGCCCTTCAGCCCCGAGGCCCTAGTGGACCGCAAGGAGTTCTGGGCGGTGTGCCGCGTGCCCGGGCCTCTGCACAGCGGCGACATCCTGGGCCTGGTGGTCAACGCCGACGGAGAGCTGCACCTGAGTCACAACGGTGCTGCGGCCGGCATGCAGCTCTGCGTGGACGCCTCGCAGCCCCTCTGGATGCTCTTCAGCCTGCATGGCGCCATCACGCAGGTCCGCATCCTCG GCTCCACCATCATGGCTGAACGGGGTGGTCCATCTCTCCCCTGCTCACCTGCCTCCACGCCAACCTCGCCCAGTGCCCTGGGCAGCCGCCTCTCCGACCCCCTGCTCAGCACCTGCAGTTCTGGGCCTCTGGGTGGCTCTGCCGGCG GGACAGCCCCCAACTCACCTGTGAGCCTGCCCGAGTCACCGGTGACCCCGGGTGTGGGCCAGTGGAGCGATGAGTGCACCATCTGCTATGAACACGCAGTGGACACAGTCATCTACACGTGTGGCCACATGTGCCTCTGCTACTCCTGTGGCCTGCGCCTCAAGAAGGCCCTGCACGCCTGCTGCCCCATCTGCCGACGCCCCATCAAGGACATCATCAAGACCTACCGCAGCTCCTAG